In Solanum stenotomum isolate F172 unplaced genomic scaffold, ASM1918654v1 scaffold18272, whole genome shotgun sequence, one genomic interval encodes:
- the LOC125850642 gene encoding EP1-like glycoprotein 4, translating into MERGQLVWSANRDHPVQVNATLQLGRDGNLVLADSDVTLVWSTNTTSKSVSGLNLTETGNLMLFDTTNHTVWQSFDHPTDCLLPGQNLVSGQKLTASVSAYNSSQDSDPPQYYYTSDNPDSRYWSFDGHTLTALQYPPTSTAQFKKLGHDGHLRVYQLGDLNWEKVYDILSVNDCRYPMVCGRYSICANGGQCTCPDEVNFFKPFYERNPDLGCTELTPISCDSSQYHSLVELKNTAYFSFEFSHELNSSIFWIEGKKIEDCQRACLSNCSCKAAVYDPYPYGSLGGNCLLLNEVFSVTP; encoded by the exons ATGGAGAGGGGACAGTTAGTTTGGTCTGCTAATCGAGACCATCCAGTGCAAGTCAATGCAACCTTGCAACTAGGCCGAGATGGCAACTTGGTCTTGGCAGACTCTGATGTCACTCTTGTTTGGTCCACTAATACTACTAGCAAATCTGTTTCTGGCTTAAACTTGACAGAAACGGGGAATCTCATGCTCTTTGATACGACCAACCACACAGTTTGGCAGTCTTTTGATCATCCTACAGATTGTTTGCTCCCCGGGCAGAATTTGGTTTCTGGTCAGAAGCTGACAGCAAGCGTTTCAGCATACAATTCGAGTCAAG ATTCTGATCCACCTCAGTATTACTACACTTCAGATAATCCCGATAGTCGTTATTGGAGTTTTGATGGTCATACCCTTACCGCTTTACAATACCCTCCTACATCGACAGCTCAATTCAAAAAGCTTGGGCATGATGGACATTTACGAGTATACCAATTGGGCGACCTTAATTGGGAAAAGGTATATGACATTTTGTCAGTCAACGACTGTAGGTACCCAATGGTGTGTGGAAGATACAGCATTTGTGCAAATGGAGGACAATGTACTTGTCCAGATGAAGTTAACTTCTTCAAGCCATTTTATGAGAGGAATCCAGATCTCGGATGCACAGAGTTGACGCCCATTTCTTGTGACTCTTCGCAGTATCATAGTCTTGTAGAGCTAAAGAATACCGcatatttttcatttgagttcaGTCATGAACTAAACTCAAGCATATTTTGGATTGAGGGGAAAAAGATTGAAGATTGCCAAAGGGCATGTCTGAGTAACTGTTCTTGCAAAGCTGCTGTTTATGATCCGTATCCGTATGGGAGTCTAGGAGGGAACTGTTTGTTACTGAATGAAGTCTTCtctgtcacgccctga
- the LOC125850643 gene encoding G-type lectin S-receptor-like serine/threonine-protein kinase At5g24080, protein MDAEVGTVFLKVQNSPNAPVISPRQKLPFKVIIGCTLIGIILILSVCSALSKKRLEKRKAGDFLDLGPILPGILTRFSYNELKIITQDFSRKLGKGGLGSVYEGTLSNGTKIAVKHLDGVGQVKESFLTEVKTVGGIHHINLVKLIGYCAEKSHRLLIYEYMVNGSLDRWITQENGLTWHKRQMVILTGQRLRYFVHWNINFDLDFGI, encoded by the coding sequence ATGGACGCTGAAGTAGGAACGGTTTTTCTTAAGGTGCAGAATTCCCCAAATGCACCAGTCATTTCCCCTAGACAGAAATTGCCTTTCAAAGTTATCATAGGATGTACTTTGATTGGGATAATTTTGATTCTTTCAGTTTGTTCTGCTCTTTCCAAAAAGAGATTGGAGAAACGTAAAGCTGGTGATTTTCTGGATCTAGGACCAATCTTACCGGGAATCCTAACTAGATTCTCTTACAATGAGCTGAAAATAATTACACAAGATTTCAGCAGAAAGCTCGGGAAAGGAGGATTGGGCTCTGTATATGAAGGAACACTGAGCAATGGCACCAAAATAGCTGTGAAGCATCTGGATGGTGTAGGTCAAGTAAAGGAATCATTCTTAACAGAAGTAAAGACAGTTGGTGGCATTCACCATATCAATCTGGTAAAACTCATTGGATATTGTGCCGAAAAAAGCCACAGGCTTCTAATCTATGAGTACATGGTGAATGGATCGTTGGATAGGTGGATTACGCAAGAAAATGGGCTTACCTGGCATAAAAGGCAAATGGTAATATTGACTGGGCAAAGATTAAGATATTTTGTACATTGGAACATCAATTTTGACTTGGACTTTGGAATTTAG